The following proteins are co-located in the Deinococcus betulae genome:
- a CDS encoding ABC transporter substrate-binding protein, with the protein LPTIVGQANANNIYFTTVAAPISALPASKVFAANYKKTFNDDAQGFGAFGYDAAKVVVQGVLNAVRANGNKLPTRTQVETAIRKGSYTGLLSGSVAFNSAGDRKAATLYVMNVTSGQFKLSTSIPVKPVKQ; encoded by the coding sequence ACTGCCCACCATCGTGGGTCAGGCCAACGCCAACAACATCTACTTCACCACCGTGGCCGCGCCCATCAGCGCGCTGCCCGCCTCGAAGGTCTTCGCCGCCAACTACAAGAAGACCTTCAATGACGACGCCCAGGGCTTCGGCGCCTTCGGCTACGACGCCGCCAAGGTGGTCGTGCAGGGCGTGCTGAACGCCGTGCGCGCCAACGGCAATAAGCTCCCCACCCGCACCCAGGTCGAGACCGCCATCCGCAAGGGCAGCTACACCGGCCTGCTGTCGGGCAGCGTGGCTTTCAACTCGGCCGGTGACCGCAAGGCCGCCACGCTGTACGTGATGAACGTCACCAGCGGGCAGTTCAAGCTCAGCACCAGCATCCCCGTCAAGCCCGTCAAGCAGTAA